From a single Candidatus Brevundimonas phytovorans genomic region:
- a CDS encoding MFS transporter, which yields MKSAPRMALQYVLLFGASGVTLPFAGLWFREQGLSGAEIGALLAIPMLGRLATGPLLAVWADGFKYRRTPIALLGLAMALGYGGAGLVQGFAVWAVCWFVGATAAAALIPLSDVMTLRVARRDGFAFSLPRGCGSAAFVVANVVMGMLLTRASPDAVIVWIGTAAVLIALTAWRILPPEPVTDGPRVPGLERFKGLGRLVVDPVFMTAIFAVGAVQAAHAFYYGFSAIAWKAQGIPESVTGLLWAFSVLVEIGFMWGIEPWRRRVGVSPWLMLSVGAGAAIMRWTLMAFSPPLWALWPLQGLHALSFAATYLAGVEIVERLCPPDSHTAAQTLGSVLSAGVLIGLATAASGPLYDAFGLKGYLAMAMLAATGGLAGLMLQARLAKR from the coding sequence ATGAAATCCGCCCCCCGCATGGCCCTGCAATACGTCCTCCTGTTCGGCGCCAGCGGCGTCACCCTGCCGTTCGCCGGCCTGTGGTTCCGCGAGCAGGGGCTGAGCGGAGCCGAGATCGGCGCCCTTTTGGCCATCCCCATGCTGGGGCGTCTGGCGACCGGCCCGCTGTTGGCGGTGTGGGCGGACGGGTTCAAGTACAGACGCACGCCGATCGCCCTGCTGGGGTTGGCCATGGCCCTCGGCTACGGCGGGGCAGGGCTGGTTCAGGGCTTCGCCGTCTGGGCCGTCTGCTGGTTCGTCGGGGCCACGGCCGCGGCGGCGCTGATCCCGCTCAGCGACGTGATGACCCTTAGGGTGGCCCGGCGTGACGGGTTCGCCTTCTCCCTGCCGCGCGGCTGCGGCTCGGCCGCCTTCGTCGTGGCCAATGTGGTCATGGGGATGCTGTTGACGCGGGCCTCGCCCGATGCGGTCATCGTCTGGATCGGCACAGCGGCGGTGCTGATCGCGCTGACGGCCTGGCGCATCCTGCCGCCCGAGCCTGTCACCGATGGTCCGCGCGTGCCGGGGCTGGAGCGGTTCAAGGGGCTGGGACGTCTGGTGGTCGATCCGGTCTTCATGACCGCCATCTTCGCTGTCGGCGCCGTCCAGGCGGCCCATGCCTTCTATTACGGCTTCTCGGCCATCGCCTGGAAGGCGCAGGGCATTCCCGAGAGCGTGACCGGCCTCTTGTGGGCCTTCTCGGTCCTGGTCGAGATCGGTTTCATGTGGGGGATCGAGCCGTGGCGTCGGCGCGTCGGCGTCTCGCCCTGGCTGATGCTGTCGGTGGGGGCGGGCGCGGCGATCATGCGCTGGACCCTCATGGCGTTTTCGCCGCCGCTCTGGGCCCTGTGGCCCTTGCAAGGCCTGCACGCGCTCAGCTTCGCGGCCACCTATCTGGCGGGGGTGGAGATCGTTGAACGGCTGTGTCCGCCGGACAGCCATACGGCGGCCCAGACCCTCGGTTCCGTGCTGTCGGCGGGTGTCCTGATCGGTCTGGCCACGGCGGCGTCGGGGCCGCTGTATGACGCCTTTGGCCTCAAGGGTTATCTGGCCATGGCCATGTTGGCCGCGACCGGAGGCCTGGCCGGACTGATGCTGCAAGCGCGCCTGGCGAAACGCTAG
- a CDS encoding DUF423 domain-containing protein, with amino-acid sequence MRPDRNLLVFAAFNGAMAVALGAFAAHGAGPGVKGLLTTGAQYQMVHAVLGVACAIWASGGAPARIAGWLAASGGLIFCLALAMIGLLSLSVMGMIAPIGGALMIAGWIVLAIAAFRSHIVNA; translated from the coding sequence ATGAGACCTGATCGCAACCTGCTCGTCTTCGCCGCCTTCAACGGGGCCATGGCCGTGGCCCTGGGGGCCTTCGCCGCCCACGGCGCGGGGCCGGGCGTCAAGGGACTGCTGACCACGGGCGCCCAGTATCAAATGGTCCACGCCGTTCTGGGCGTCGCCTGCGCCATCTGGGCCAGCGGCGGCGCGCCCGCGCGGATCGCCGGCTGGCTGGCGGCGAGCGGCGGCCTGATCTTCTGTCTGGCCCTGGCCATGATCGGCCTGCTCAGCCTGTCTGTCATGGGCATGATCGCACCGATCGGCGGCGCGCTGATGATCGCCGGATGGATCGTGCTGGCGATCGCGGCGTTCCGCTCACACATCGTCAACGCCTGA
- the pip gene encoding prolyl aminopeptidase has product MAFPVTDTPRRDLYPELEAYASGWMATDSVHEIYYEESGNPQGVPVIVLHGGPGGAVNPGMRRYFDPAKYRIVMFDQRGCGLSRPNASLEDNTTWDLVADIERLREKLGIDKWVVFGGSWGSTLSMTYAIKHPERCRALILRGIFLLTKKELHWFYQDGASMIFPDAWERFVAPIPEAERGDLMAAYNKRLLGDDIAERNRCAVAWSSWEGETVSVQGPSGKPDKFAEPEFAVAFARIENWYFTNGGFFDSEHWILENIATIRHIPCWIAQGRFDVVTPISGAWALHRAWPEAKLDIVGDAGHASSEPGIIDSLIKGTDWAATL; this is encoded by the coding sequence ATGGCATTTCCTGTGACCGATACCCCGCGCCGCGACCTCTACCCCGAGCTGGAAGCCTATGCCTCGGGCTGGATGGCGACCGACAGCGTCCACGAGATCTATTACGAGGAAAGCGGAAATCCGCAGGGCGTGCCGGTCATCGTCCTGCACGGCGGCCCCGGCGGGGCGGTCAATCCGGGGATGCGCCGCTACTTCGATCCGGCCAAGTACCGCATCGTCATGTTCGACCAGCGCGGCTGCGGCCTGTCGCGGCCCAACGCCTCACTCGAAGACAACACCACCTGGGATCTGGTCGCCGACATCGAGCGTCTGCGCGAGAAGCTGGGCATCGACAAGTGGGTCGTGTTTGGCGGATCGTGGGGTTCGACCCTGTCGATGACCTACGCCATCAAGCACCCGGAGCGCTGCCGCGCGCTGATCCTGCGCGGCATCTTCCTGCTGACGAAAAAAGAGCTGCACTGGTTCTATCAGGACGGCGCCTCGATGATCTTCCCGGACGCCTGGGAACGCTTCGTCGCCCCCATCCCCGAGGCTGAGCGCGGCGACCTGATGGCCGCCTACAACAAGCGTTTGCTGGGCGACGACATCGCCGAGCGCAACCGCTGCGCCGTCGCCTGGTCCAGTTGGGAAGGCGAGACCGTCAGCGTTCAGGGCCCGTCAGGCAAGCCGGACAAGTTCGCCGAGCCGGAGTTCGCCGTGGCCTTCGCCCGGATCGAGAACTGGTACTTCACCAACGGCGGCTTCTTCGACAGCGAGCACTGGATTCTGGAGAACATCGCCACCATCCGCCACATCCCCTGCTGGATCGCGCAAGGGCGCTTTGACGTGGTGACGCCGATCTCGGGCGCCTGGGCCCTGCATCGCGCCTGGCCCGAGGCCAAGCTGGACATCGTCGGCGACGCCGGCCACGCCTCCAGCGAACCGGGCATCATCGACAGCCTGATCAAGGGCACGGACTGGGCGGCGACGCTTTAA
- a CDS encoding DUF6173 family protein: MTDKAPDAISPDPVPKADPSMFSDCGDTPCPQPVMADPRNEAAVQAEGVRMRSNPAEWAFVRLSKLIEEFEANLDKDEEIGARVVGLPGEGTMQIVDVGFWGPDLIIFFGRNADGKPVRLIQHYTQINVVLAAIKKPEEREARRIGFQLNEMVMKTNPAPAGV, encoded by the coding sequence ATGACCGACAAAGCGCCCGACGCCATTTCGCCCGATCCTGTTCCAAAGGCCGATCCCTCGATGTTCTCGGACTGCGGCGACACGCCCTGTCCGCAGCCGGTCATGGCCGATCCCAGGAACGAGGCGGCGGTTCAGGCCGAGGGCGTGCGGATGCGCAGCAACCCCGCCGAATGGGCCTTTGTGCGCCTGTCCAAGCTGATCGAGGAGTTCGAGGCCAACCTCGACAAGGATGAAGAGATCGGCGCCCGCGTCGTCGGCCTGCCCGGCGAGGGCACGATGCAGATCGTCGATGTCGGCTTCTGGGGGCCGGACCTGATCATCTTCTTCGGCCGCAACGCCGACGGCAAGCCGGTGCGCCTGATCCAGCACTACACTCAGATCAATGTGGTCCTGGCCGCGATCAAGAAGCCCGAGGAGCGCGAGGCGCGCCGCATCGGCTTCCAGCTCAATGAAATGGTGATGAAGACCAATCCGGCGCCGGCTGGCGTCTGA
- the rodA gene encoding rod shape-determining protein RodA translates to MTASALTRPGERDRISSKLAELDWRVIGLLCVLAGIGTAMLYSIAGGSWSPWAWKHLLRFGVLLVAMIGLAMVHPKWWFHAAYPVYGLLLFMVLLIEFTPMGYVAGGAKNWLNLGFIRIQPAEFMKIGLVLALARWYHGHSAQDARWSWKLLFPLGMIGLPFLLVAKQPDLGSAMIIGLTGAAVMFMAGLSWRVIAAAAAAAVAVIPPFVMFVMHDYQRNRVLTFLNPEADPSGTGYNIIQSKIALGSGGLMGKGYGLGSQSQLEFLPERHTDFIFSTVSEEFGFLGSFTVLACYLALILISLRIAALSHSHFGRISAAGMTAFLALFVLINGAMVMGLAPVVGVPMPLLSYGGSTMMTVMIGFGLILSTHVHRYVELPKGQGLF, encoded by the coding sequence GTGACCGCTTCCGCCCTGACCCGTCCCGGCGAACGTGACCGGATTTCCAGCAAGCTGGCCGAGCTGGACTGGCGCGTCATCGGCCTGTTGTGCGTTCTGGCGGGTATCGGCACGGCCATGCTCTATTCCATCGCCGGCGGTAGCTGGTCGCCCTGGGCGTGGAAGCATCTGCTGCGCTTCGGCGTCCTGCTGGTCGCCATGATCGGCCTGGCCATGGTTCACCCCAAGTGGTGGTTCCACGCGGCCTATCCGGTTTACGGCCTGCTGCTGTTCATGGTGCTGCTGATCGAGTTCACGCCGATGGGCTATGTGGCGGGGGGCGCCAAGAACTGGCTGAACCTTGGCTTTATCCGCATCCAGCCCGCCGAGTTCATGAAAATCGGCCTCGTTCTGGCGCTGGCGCGTTGGTATCATGGCCACTCGGCCCAGGACGCGCGCTGGTCGTGGAAGCTGCTCTTTCCCCTGGGAATGATCGGTCTGCCCTTCCTGCTGGTGGCCAAGCAGCCCGATCTCGGCTCGGCCATGATCATTGGCCTGACCGGCGCCGCCGTCATGTTCATGGCGGGCCTGAGCTGGCGCGTGATCGCCGCCGCCGCCGCCGCCGCCGTGGCCGTCATCCCGCCCTTCGTCATGTTCGTCATGCACGATTATCAGCGCAACCGCGTCCTGACCTTCCTGAACCCCGAGGCCGACCCGTCCGGCACGGGCTACAACATCATCCAGTCCAAGATCGCCCTGGGGTCCGGCGGTCTGATGGGCAAGGGCTATGGCCTGGGCAGTCAGAGCCAGCTGGAGTTCCTGCCGGAACGCCATACCGACTTTATCTTTTCGACCGTGTCCGAGGAGTTCGGCTTCCTCGGCTCCTTCACCGTCCTGGCCTGCTATCTGGCGTTGATCCTGATCTCACTGCGGATCGCGGCTCTCTCGCACAGCCATTTCGGCCGTATCAGCGCGGCGGGCATGACGGCCTTCCTGGCCCTGTTCGTCCTGATCAACGGGGCCATGGTGATGGGCCTGGCCCCGGTCGTGGGCGTGCCCATGCCGCTGTTGTCCTATGGCGGTTCGACCATGATGACGGTGATGATCGGCTTTGGGCTGATCCTGTCGACCCACGTCCACCGGTATGTCGAACTGCCGAAGGGGCAGGGACTGTTCTGA
- the mrdA gene encoding penicillin-binding protein 2, with translation MSSEPHIFFSDVNERQGSFLRRTFLLGGGMALGTMALVGRLAQLQIVKAEEYATLATNNQFNFRLVPPPRGLIKDRNGVIIAGNRPSFRVLVVRDETKDLDQTLDLLGQLLPDTLERRRTLIREINAAPRFSPVPVKADLSWEEFSKVNLHAAELPGVMADMNEARYYPFGGAYAHVIGYVAKVSDRDVKAIRDKGEQPPAILFNPGFRIGRQGIEKALDTDLRGEAGGKRVEVDVRGRVVAEDAAGSKAAVQGSEVLLTLDNDVQNRALEVFGEESGSCVVMDVRNGDILAMVSSPSFDPNLFVSGVPSKIYRALADYERRPLLDKALGGTFAPGSTFKPIVGLAAMKRGWDPNRRVVCNGSFFLGRRFACLGRHGALDLRGAIKNSCNVYFMTLATEFGPDAIAETAREMGFGQTFDIGLTGQKAGLVPDREWRRRNPVRGDGKWYPGETPSYGIGQGALNVNALQLAVYTSRIANGQKAVTPRLIKSIGGVEQRAGAAFADLPYDTALLKVLRDGMEAVTDVGGTGFRNSQLGLGAVRMAGKTGTAQAQNYGAGSRKGAGRPWAQKDHNLFIAYAPTDNPRYAVSVIVQHGGLGGGTAGAPRAREVMKVALLKDPEIRARIEQAGFEAPEDAGAREAEARGEPVDALPTDIVAPPPEPAQ, from the coding sequence ATGAGCAGCGAACCTCACATCTTCTTCTCCGACGTCAACGAGCGGCAGGGGTCCTTCCTGCGGCGCACCTTCCTGCTGGGCGGGGGGATGGCGCTGGGGACCATGGCGCTGGTCGGTCGGCTGGCCCAGCTTCAGATCGTGAAGGCCGAGGAATACGCCACCCTCGCCACCAACAACCAGTTCAACTTTCGCCTGGTGCCCCCGCCGCGCGGACTGATCAAGGACCGCAACGGCGTCATCATCGCCGGCAACCGCCCCAGTTTCCGCGTTCTGGTCGTGCGCGACGAGACCAAGGACCTGGATCAGACCCTGGACCTGCTGGGTCAACTTCTGCCGGACACGCTGGAACGTCGCCGCACCCTGATCCGCGAGATCAACGCCGCCCCGCGCTTCTCTCCGGTTCCTGTCAAGGCGGACCTGAGCTGGGAGGAGTTCTCCAAGGTCAACCTGCACGCCGCCGAGCTGCCGGGCGTGATGGCTGACATGAACGAGGCCCGCTACTACCCGTTCGGGGGCGCCTACGCCCACGTCATCGGCTATGTGGCCAAGGTGTCGGACCGCGACGTCAAGGCGATCCGGGATAAGGGCGAGCAACCGCCTGCCATCCTGTTCAACCCCGGCTTCCGCATCGGACGTCAGGGCATCGAAAAGGCGCTGGACACTGATCTGCGCGGCGAGGCCGGCGGCAAGCGGGTCGAGGTCGATGTGCGCGGCCGGGTCGTGGCTGAGGACGCCGCGGGCTCCAAGGCGGCGGTCCAGGGCTCCGAGGTCCTGCTGACCCTGGACAACGATGTGCAGAACCGGGCGCTGGAGGTCTTTGGCGAGGAATCCGGCAGCTGCGTCGTCATGGATGTGCGCAACGGCGACATCCTGGCCATGGTCTCGTCGCCGTCGTTCGATCCCAATCTGTTCGTCTCGGGCGTGCCGTCCAAGATCTATCGCGCCCTGGCCGACTATGAGCGGCGTCCGCTGCTGGACAAGGCGCTGGGCGGCACCTTCGCGCCGGGTTCGACCTTCAAGCCGATCGTCGGTCTGGCGGCCATGAAGCGGGGCTGGGACCCCAATCGCCGGGTGGTCTGCAACGGCAGCTTCTTCCTGGGCCGGCGCTTCGCCTGCCTGGGGCGGCATGGCGCGCTGGACCTGCGTGGTGCGATCAAGAACTCCTGCAACGTCTACTTCATGACGCTGGCCACGGAGTTCGGCCCCGACGCCATCGCCGAGACCGCGCGCGAAATGGGCTTTGGACAGACCTTCGACATCGGCCTGACGGGTCAGAAGGCGGGGCTGGTGCCGGACCGCGAATGGCGGCGCAGGAACCCCGTGCGGGGCGACGGCAAATGGTATCCGGGCGAAACGCCCAGCTATGGCATCGGGCAGGGCGCCCTGAACGTCAACGCCCTGCAGTTGGCGGTCTATACGTCGCGCATCGCCAATGGCCAGAAGGCGGTGACGCCGCGCCTGATCAAGTCGATCGGCGGGGTCGAACAGAGGGCGGGCGCGGCCTTCGCCGACCTGCCTTATGACACCGCCCTGTTGAAGGTGTTGCGCGACGGCATGGAGGCCGTGACCGACGTCGGCGGGACGGGCTTCCGCAACAGTCAGCTGGGCCTGGGCGCGGTCCGCATGGCCGGCAAGACCGGCACGGCTCAGGCCCAGAACTATGGCGCCGGATCGCGAAAGGGCGCCGGTCGTCCCTGGGCCCAGAAGGACCACAACCTCTTCATCGCCTATGCTCCGACCGACAATCCCCGCTACGCCGTGTCGGTGATCGTGCAACACGGCGGTCTGGGCGGCGGCACGGCCGGCGCCCCGCGTGCGCGCGAAGTCATGAAGGTCGCCCTGCTGAAGGACCCCGAGATTCGCGCCCGCATCGAACAGGCGGGCTTCGAGGCGCCCGAGGACGCCGGCGCCCGAGAGGCCGAAGCGCGCGGCGAACCCGTTGACGCCCTGCCTACCGATATCGTCGCGCCCCCGCCGGAGCCTGCGCAGTGA
- the mreC gene encoding rod shape-determining protein MreC has translation MAFRDGPFENIKVPLAWTAAVVVVVGIIGAAMLLLGDSRQPQNADGYAPARAGFETAAAPVGGALSAPVRWTGNAVDYVKGYFFAVSENRRLRAQIVELNAWRDDALALKNLNGRYEQMLGVKTEPPVPMVTGLAITDARGPFARSRLLNIGAAKGVRIGNPVLSEHGLVGRIMGASAGNSRMLLLTDVASRTPVLVERTDARAMLTGDGSGSPRLDYVRGAGSVQEGDRILTSGDGGGFPRGLPIGVAAKGVDGSWRVKLFSDRTAIDYVRVLLFQDFSQLADQNALNAPPLASLAAAPPPTPAQAAAIQDVATRRAAAAAAAAERVRAANAAPPPALAAAPVAAPASTSSAPAATRPAATRPAVQPRPAAPRPTAPAPVQPAAASSEPVPTPAGAAE, from the coding sequence GTGGCGTTTCGCGACGGACCGTTCGAGAACATCAAGGTGCCGCTGGCCTGGACGGCCGCGGTCGTGGTCGTCGTCGGCATCATCGGCGCGGCCATGCTCCTGCTTGGCGACAGCCGCCAGCCTCAGAACGCAGACGGCTATGCGCCCGCCAGGGCCGGCTTTGAGACGGCGGCGGCCCCTGTCGGCGGGGCCCTGTCTGCGCCCGTGCGCTGGACCGGCAACGCCGTCGACTACGTCAAGGGTTACTTCTTCGCCGTGTCCGAGAACCGTCGTCTGCGCGCGCAGATCGTCGAACTGAACGCCTGGCGCGACGACGCCCTGGCGCTGAAGAACCTCAACGGTCGCTACGAACAGATGCTGGGCGTGAAGACCGAACCGCCGGTGCCCATGGTCACGGGCCTGGCCATCACCGATGCGCGCGGCCCCTTCGCCCGCTCGCGGCTGCTGAACATCGGCGCGGCCAAGGGCGTCCGCATCGGCAATCCTGTGCTCAGCGAGCATGGACTGGTCGGGCGCATCATGGGCGCCTCGGCCGGCAACAGCCGGATGCTGCTGCTGACCGACGTGGCGTCGCGCACCCCGGTTCTGGTTGAGCGCACCGACGCCCGCGCCATGCTGACCGGCGATGGCAGCGGCAGCCCGCGTCTGGACTATGTGCGCGGCGCGGGATCGGTGCAGGAAGGCGACCGCATCCTGACCTCGGGCGACGGCGGCGGCTTCCCGCGCGGGCTGCCCATCGGCGTGGCCGCCAAGGGCGTTGACGGGAGTTGGCGCGTCAAGCTGTTCAGCGATCGCACCGCCATCGACTATGTCCGCGTCCTGCTGTTCCAGGATTTCAGCCAACTGGCTGACCAGAACGCCCTGAACGCGCCGCCTCTGGCCAGCCTGGCCGCCGCGCCGCCGCCGACCCCGGCCCAGGCCGCCGCCATTCAGGATGTGGCGACCCGCCGCGCCGCCGCCGCCGCCGCGGCCGCTGAACGCGTGCGCGCCGCCAACGCCGCGCCGCCGCCTGCCCTGGCGGCTGCGCCGGTCGCAGCGCCAGCCTCGACGAGCTCGGCTCCGGCCGCGACCCGTCCGGCTGCCACCCGCCCGGCTGTACAGCCGCGTCCCGCCGCACCCCGCCCGACGGCTCCGGCGCCGGTTCAGCCGGCAGCGGCCTCGAGCGAGCCTGTTCCCACCCCGGCGGGAGCAGCGGAGTGA
- a CDS encoding rod shape-determining protein, translated as MLSPLFGMISNDIAMDLGTANTLIYMRGKGIVLNEPSVVALRNVGGRKIVHAVGLEAKQMLGRTPGHMEAIRPMRDGVIADFEVAEEMIKHFIRKVHNRKGFVNPKMIVCVPSGATAVERRAINDSCLNASARRVGLIDEPMAAAIGAGLPIHEPTGSMVVDIGGGTTEVAVLSLSGIVYSRSVRVGGDMMDDAIISYMRRNHNLLIGETTAERIKKDIGTARIPADGEGLSIEVKGRDLMQGVPREVKMSERQAAEALAEPVSQIVEAVKVALEATPPELAADIADKGIMLTGGGALLRGLDVEIRDHTGLPVQVADDPLSCVAIGCGKVLEHPSWMKGVLESSL; from the coding sequence ATGCTTTCACCCCTCTTCGGCATGATCTCCAACGACATCGCGATGGATCTGGGGACGGCCAACACCCTGATCTACATGCGCGGCAAGGGTATCGTCCTGAACGAACCTTCGGTCGTGGCCCTGCGCAACGTCGGCGGTCGCAAGATCGTCCACGCCGTCGGCCTGGAAGCCAAGCAGATGCTGGGTCGTACGCCCGGTCACATGGAAGCCATCCGTCCGATGCGCGACGGGGTCATCGCCGACTTTGAAGTCGCCGAAGAGATGATCAAGCACTTCATCCGCAAGGTTCATAACCGCAAGGGCTTCGTGAACCCCAAGATGATCGTCTGCGTCCCGTCGGGCGCCACGGCTGTCGAACGCCGCGCCATCAATGATTCCTGCCTGAACGCCTCGGCCCGCCGCGTCGGCCTGATCGACGAGCCCATGGCCGCCGCCATCGGCGCGGGTCTGCCGATCCACGAGCCGACCGGCTCGATGGTCGTCGATATCGGCGGCGGCACGACCGAGGTCGCCGTCCTGTCGCTGTCGGGCATCGTCTATTCGCGTTCGGTCCGCGTCGGCGGCGACATGATGGACGACGCCATCATCAGCTACATGCGCCGCAACCATAACCTGCTGATCGGTGAAACGACGGCGGAGCGCATCAAGAAGGACATCGGCACCGCCCGTATCCCGGCTGACGGCGAAGGCCTGTCGATCGAGGTCAAGGGCCGCGACCTGATGCAGGGCGTGCCGCGCGAAGTGAAGATGAGCGAGCGTCAGGCGGCTGAAGCCCTGGCCGAGCCGGTTTCGCAGATCGTCGAGGCCGTCAAGGTCGCGCTGGAAGCCACGCCGCCGGAACTGGCCGCCGACATCGCCGACAAGGGCATCATGCTGACGGGCGGCGGCGCTCTGCTGCGCGGCCTGGACGTCGAGATCCGCGACCACACCGGCCTGCCGGTTCAGGTCGCTGACGATCCCCTGTCCTGCGTCGCCATCGGCTGCGGCAAGGTGCTGGAGCACCCGTCGTGGATGAAGGGCGTCCTCGAGTCCTCGCTCTGA
- a CDS encoding glutathione S-transferase N-terminal domain-containing protein → MLKLYYSPGACAMASHIALEEAGADHELHKVDLRRGEQRTPEYLAVNPAGVTPALATAHGVITQNVAILTYVAQTHPQARLAPLDDPFAFARLQAFNAWLASSLHPAIGKVLFSRPPLEGAARDEAVEQALAKYDLAEQHLLVGPWALGADHSVTDGYLMVFSRWARQADLLDKARFPGLNAHLDRVQSRPAVQRALAAEGLSAI, encoded by the coding sequence ATGCTGAAGCTCTATTATTCGCCCGGCGCCTGCGCCATGGCCTCGCACATTGCTCTGGAGGAGGCGGGCGCCGACCATGAGTTGCACAAGGTTGATCTGCGCCGGGGCGAGCAGCGCACGCCGGAATATCTGGCCGTCAATCCCGCGGGCGTGACGCCGGCCCTGGCGACGGCCCACGGCGTGATTACCCAGAACGTCGCCATCCTGACCTATGTGGCCCAGACACATCCGCAGGCTCGGCTGGCGCCGCTGGACGATCCCTTCGCGTTTGCCCGACTTCAGGCTTTCAACGCCTGGCTGGCGTCCTCTCTTCACCCCGCCATCGGCAAGGTGCTGTTCTCGCGTCCGCCGCTCGAAGGCGCTGCCCGCGACGAGGCGGTGGAGCAGGCCCTGGCCAAGTATGACCTGGCGGAACAGCACCTTCTGGTCGGCCCCTGGGCCCTGGGCGCCGATCATTCGGTCACAGACGGCTATCTGATGGTCTTCAGCCGCTGGGCGCGCCAGGCGGACCTGCTGGACAAGGCGCGCTTCCCCGGACTGAACGCTCATCTGGACCGGGTGCAATCGCGTCCCGCTGTTCAACGAGCGCTCGCCGCCGAGGGCCTGTCGGCGATCTGA
- a CDS encoding VTT domain-containing protein: MRRIVDFLLNMEAQRWRTLLVSLLLLGGIIALFAFGKAHFTLGAEEKLEAWLEGYRVGPWGLVAAIAVFTLSAFVGIPQFILIAACVVAFGPWFGFLYSWIATVVSAAVTYWLGRGPTARALERFGGGAAERLQRFVGRNAFSASFIIRNVPSAPFIVVNMAFGAVRASFPGFLAGCALGVLPKTALVAFFGGSFMAAVSGDGVWTSLILAGVAVIWLGLMMTVRELVKRREAARLSDVD; the protein is encoded by the coding sequence ATGCGGCGGATCGTCGATTTCCTGCTGAACATGGAGGCTCAGCGCTGGCGCACCCTGTTGGTCAGCTTGCTGTTGCTGGGGGGAATCATCGCCCTGTTCGCCTTCGGCAAGGCGCATTTCACCCTGGGCGCCGAGGAAAAGCTTGAGGCCTGGCTTGAGGGCTATCGCGTCGGGCCGTGGGGGCTGGTCGCCGCCATTGCCGTCTTCACCCTGTCGGCCTTTGTCGGCATTCCGCAGTTCATCCTGATTGCGGCCTGCGTGGTGGCCTTCGGGCCGTGGTTCGGTTTCCTCTACAGTTGGATCGCCACGGTGGTTTCGGCGGCGGTCACCTATTGGCTGGGGCGCGGTCCCACGGCGCGGGCTCTGGAGCGCTTCGGCGGCGGCGCGGCCGAGCGGTTGCAGCGCTTCGTCGGCCGCAACGCCTTTTCGGCCAGCTTCATCATTCGCAATGTGCCCTCGGCGCCCTTCATCGTCGTCAACATGGCGTTCGGCGCGGTGCGAGCCTCTTTCCCGGGCTTTCTGGCCGGGTGTGCCCTGGGCGTCCTGCCCAAGACGGCCCTAGTCGCCTTCTTCGGCGGCTCCTTCATGGCGGCGGTGTCGGGCGACGGGGTGTGGACCTCCCTCATCCTCGCCGGGGTCGCCGTCATCTGGCTGGGCCTGATGATGACGGTGCGCGAGTTGGTCAAGCGTCGCGAGGCGGCGCGGTTATCAGACGTGGATTGA